Proteins from one Streptomyces sp. NBC_00390 genomic window:
- a CDS encoding SPW repeat protein, whose translation MTTHADISQHPDLAEMRTRFERVTTTPRAQAVETLALLTGLYLAASPWIAGFSDLTNLAVCNLITGLAYALCMGGFGSAYERTHAMAWAACAIGVWTIISPWVVAGNVATTGTVVNNIIVGLVALLCGLAMATSARTGGGRRTAPGPMS comes from the coding sequence ATGACCACCCACGCAGACATTTCCCAGCACCCGGACCTGGCCGAGATGCGTACCCGCTTCGAGCGGGTGACCACCACCCCTCGCGCCCAGGCCGTTGAGACCCTCGCCCTGCTGACGGGGCTCTACCTGGCGGCCTCGCCATGGATCGCCGGATTCAGCGACCTGACCAACCTGGCCGTGTGCAACCTGATCACCGGTCTCGCCTATGCCCTGTGCATGGGCGGCTTCGGTTCCGCATACGAACGCACCCATGCGATGGCATGGGCCGCGTGCGCCATAGGCGTATGGACGATCATTTCGCCATGGGTCGTCGCCGGCAATGTCGCCACGACCGGCACCGTGGTCAACAACATCATCGTCGGCCTGGTCGCACTGCTCTGCGGCCTGGCCATGGCCACGAGCGCACGGACCGGCGGGGGCAGGCGCACCGCCCCCGGCCCCATGAGCTGA
- a CDS encoding MFS transporter — protein MALLVIASCQLMVVLDATIVNIALPHIQSALHFSTTGLAWVVSAYTLTFGGLLLLGGRAGDILGRRRVFISGVLLFALASLLGGFAQDSGQLLAARALQGAGGAIASPTALALITTTFAEGPGRNRAFGVFAAVSAGGGAIGLLVGGILVEWLDWRWVLFVNVPIGVLIAIVTPRVIGESERHSGHFDLAGAVTSTLGMVSLVYGFIRAAQEGWRDGLTLASFGAAVVLLSLFFQIERRSTQPITPLHMFADRNRAGTYGIMLSLAAALFGMFFFLTLFVQDVLGFSPLQAGLAFLPVSAVIAVGAGLASQLLPRYGPKPFMVTGAVLAAAGLSWLTLTDVHSTYLGSILGPMLIFSLGMGMEFVSLTLMAVSGVASHESGAATGLLNTTQQVGGSLGLSILVTVFGTASRNEAKEQVPAFLAQATPVERLHFHRTGQLPAPWSDEVLTSGASAAFVMAAVFTAIAAVIAVVAIQVRPSDIERLKGRVTPGP, from the coding sequence ATCGCCCTTCTCGTCATCGCCTCCTGCCAGTTGATGGTGGTCCTCGACGCCACCATCGTGAACATCGCACTGCCGCACATCCAAAGCGCTTTGCACTTCTCCACCACCGGCCTGGCCTGGGTCGTCAGCGCCTACACGCTCACCTTCGGCGGTCTGCTCCTGCTCGGCGGCCGTGCCGGTGACATCCTCGGCAGACGGCGCGTGTTCATCTCCGGCGTGCTGCTCTTCGCCCTCGCCTCCCTGCTCGGCGGATTCGCGCAGGACTCCGGCCAGCTCCTGGCCGCGCGCGCCCTGCAGGGCGCCGGCGGCGCCATCGCCTCGCCGACCGCACTCGCGCTGATCACCACCACTTTCGCCGAAGGCCCCGGGCGAAACCGGGCGTTCGGTGTGTTCGCGGCCGTTTCCGCCGGAGGTGGCGCGATCGGTCTGCTGGTCGGGGGCATCCTCGTCGAATGGCTCGACTGGCGGTGGGTGCTGTTCGTCAACGTCCCCATCGGTGTGCTCATCGCGATCGTCACGCCTCGGGTCATCGGCGAGTCCGAGCGCCATTCCGGCCACTTCGATCTCGCCGGTGCGGTGACCTCCACACTCGGCATGGTCTCGCTGGTCTACGGATTCATCCGGGCCGCGCAGGAGGGCTGGCGCGACGGGCTCACCCTGGCTTCGTTCGGCGCGGCGGTCGTACTGCTCTCCCTCTTCTTCCAGATCGAGCGGCGCTCCACACAGCCGATCACGCCGCTGCACATGTTCGCCGACCGTAACCGCGCAGGCACCTACGGCATCATGCTCAGCCTCGCCGCCGCGCTTTTCGGCATGTTCTTCTTCCTCACGCTCTTCGTGCAGGACGTGCTCGGCTTCAGTCCGTTGCAGGCCGGCCTGGCCTTTCTGCCGGTCAGCGCCGTCATCGCGGTGGGTGCGGGCCTGGCCTCCCAACTGCTGCCCAGGTACGGTCCGAAGCCGTTCATGGTCACCGGCGCCGTGCTGGCCGCGGCCGGGCTGTCCTGGCTGACCCTCACCGACGTCCACTCGACATATCTGGGCAGCATTCTCGGCCCGATGCTCATCTTCAGCCTCGGCATGGGCATGGAGTTCGTCTCACTGACCCTGATGGCGGTCTCCGGGGTGGCGTCCCACGAGAGCGGCGCTGCCACCGGTCTGCTCAACACCACTCAGCAGGTGGGCGGTTCGCTCGGACTGTCCATCCTGGTCACGGTCTTCGGCACGGCCAGCCGCAACGAGGCGAAGGAGCAGGTACCGGCTTTCCTCGCGCAGGCGACCCCGGTCGAGCGACTGCACTTCCACCGCACCGGTCAGCTGCCGGCGCCGTGGAGCGACGAGGTGCTGACCTCGGGAGCCTCCGCGGCCTTCGTCATGGCCGCCGTCTTCACCGCCATCGCCGCGGTCATCGCGGTCGTCGCCATCCAGGTGAGGCCGTCCGACATCGAACGCCTCAAAGGCCGCGTCACCCCCGGTCCCTGA
- a CDS encoding alpha/beta fold hydrolase codes for MPEIELTAGTIQYEDTGGPGPVVVLLHGLVHDATVWRKVVADLRSDHRCITPTLPYGSHRTPMRPDVPLTPDSVIELIAEFLDRLDLREVTLVESDCGRAQTVAAAHPERLARLVLISCEAFDNYPPGAPGKMISLLCRVPGGVFLMARVLGLRALRRFPVGLGALTKRPVPTEITDGWLRPLQTDKAIRYDFKRYNTSVRRTELLEAAEALPSFDRPALVVWATEDRMMPREHGRRLAELLPQGRLLEIEDSCTLIAEDQPEQLSAALRAFVAEKTADGA; via the coding sequence GTGCCGGAGATCGAACTCACCGCAGGGACCATCCAGTACGAGGACACCGGGGGACCGGGCCCGGTCGTCGTCCTGCTGCACGGTCTGGTGCACGACGCGACGGTCTGGCGCAAGGTCGTCGCCGATCTCCGCAGCGACCACCGCTGCATCACACCGACCCTGCCGTACGGCTCCCACCGCACGCCCATGCGCCCGGACGTCCCGCTGACACCCGACTCCGTCATCGAGCTGATCGCCGAGTTCCTGGACCGGCTGGACCTGCGGGAGGTGACGCTCGTGGAGAGCGACTGCGGCCGGGCGCAGACGGTTGCCGCCGCTCACCCCGAACGCCTGGCCAGGCTGGTGCTCATCTCCTGCGAGGCGTTCGACAACTACCCGCCGGGCGCACCGGGCAAGATGATCTCGCTCCTCTGCAGGGTGCCGGGCGGTGTGTTCCTGATGGCGCGGGTCCTCGGCCTTCGCGCACTGCGCAGGTTCCCCGTCGGCCTCGGCGCGCTGACCAAGCGCCCGGTGCCCACCGAGATCACCGACGGCTGGCTGCGCCCGCTGCAGACGGACAAGGCCATCAGATACGACTTCAAGCGCTACAACACGAGCGTCCGCAGGACCGAACTGCTCGAAGCGGCCGAGGCGCTGCCGTCGTTCGACCGGCCCGCCCTCGTGGTGTGGGCGACCGAGGACCGCATGATGCCCCGCGAGCACGGCCGGCGGCTCGCCGAACTGCTGCCGCAGGGACGGTTGCTGGAGATCGAGGACAGCTGCACCCTGATCGCCGAGGACCAGCCGGAACAACTGTCGGCGGCACTGCGCGCATTCGTCGCGGAGAAGACGGCCGACGGCGCTTGA
- a CDS encoding SigE family RNA polymerase sigma factor — protein MAGDTRFEEFQEFARTRSARLFRTALLLTGGDWHQAEDLVQTALGKAFASWGRVRRADRQDAYVRKVLVRIHLSQRRLRRSSEQPVQTVPDSAYGDRGDPELRVALLSALAQLPPKDRAVLVLRYWEDRSVEQTAAELGLQAGTVRNRSMSALARLRELLGDERESLTTV, from the coding sequence GTGGCCGGAGACACCCGGTTTGAGGAGTTCCAGGAATTCGCGCGTACGCGCAGCGCGCGGCTCTTCCGGACCGCACTGCTGCTGACCGGCGGCGACTGGCATCAGGCCGAGGATCTGGTGCAGACGGCGCTGGGCAAGGCGTTCGCCTCCTGGGGGCGGGTGCGGCGCGCGGACCGCCAGGACGCGTACGTCCGCAAGGTCCTGGTGCGCATCCATCTGTCGCAGCGACGGCTGCGGCGCAGCTCGGAGCAGCCCGTGCAGACGGTCCCGGACAGCGCGTACGGCGACCGAGGCGATCCGGAGCTGCGCGTCGCGCTGCTGTCGGCGCTCGCCCAGCTGCCTCCCAAGGACCGCGCGGTGCTGGTACTGCGCTACTGGGAGGACCGCAGCGTGGAACAGACCGCGGCCGAACTGGGCCTGCAGGCGGGCACGGTGCGCAACCGCAGCATGAGCGCACTGGCACGGCTTCGTGAACTGCTCGGTGACGAGCGCGAGTCACTCACCACGGTCTGA
- a CDS encoding RidA family protein encodes MSLQRHNPAELSPPTGFSHAVTASGSRMVFLAGQTALDTDGKVVGAALPEQFEAALTNLLTALAAAGGTPHDLARVTIYATDVADYRAHVSELGRIWRRLAGRDYPAMAVIGVVRLWDDQCLVEVDGVAVLP; translated from the coding sequence ATGAGCCTGCAGCGCCACAATCCGGCCGAGCTCTCACCCCCCACCGGCTTCTCCCACGCCGTCACCGCCAGCGGCTCCCGGATGGTGTTCCTGGCCGGCCAGACCGCACTGGACACCGACGGAAAGGTCGTCGGTGCTGCGCTGCCCGAACAGTTCGAGGCGGCGCTCACCAATCTCCTCACCGCGCTCGCCGCGGCGGGCGGCACCCCGCACGACCTGGCCCGCGTCACCATCTACGCCACCGACGTGGCCGACTACCGTGCGCACGTGAGCGAACTGGGCCGCATCTGGCGGCGGTTGGCGGGGCGCGACTACCCGGCGATGGCGGTGATCGGGGTGGTGCGGCTCTGGGACGATCAGTGTCTGGTCGAGGTGGACGGGGTGGCCGTGCTGCCCTGA